In Syntrophotaleaceae bacterium, a genomic segment contains:
- a CDS encoding cation:proton antiporter, giving the protein MGLASDIVIIVVAALLGALVARRLRQPLILGYILAGVLIGPYTGGIAVSDIHQIERLAEIGVALLLFALGLEFSLKELRPVRAIALLGTPIQILLTIGYGYLLGQYLGWAPVPSLWLGGLCSLSSTMVILKTLMSQGRLGTLSSKVMIGMLLVQDLAVVPLLILLPQISDPATGVPALGLAVVKSAVFLGLMVLVGTKLLPRLLGIVAGWHSRELFLLTITAIGLGVGYATYLVGLSFAFGAFVAGLVMSESDYGHQALSDIIPLRDLFGLLFFTSVGMLLNPQFLLENWVAVLLLVLMVGLGKGGMMALLAKLFGYGNVVPLAVGLGMFQIGEFSFVLGQVAYARGVFDVEAHSFVISAAIISMAVTPVIAGLTAPIYRLYRRFSSQEPLETLNLPASGLDDHIVIAGGGRVGQHIARLLREIEVPFVLVEADYRRLQDAKAAGFPCIYGDASQPTVLEAARIENARQLLITLPAIVPAQALVRHVRQVRPDLPIVARCEGQEQMEALHRLGVYIVILPEFEAGLEIARQALLELRIPASVIQRYSDTIRRELYHPISEAREDYQELHQLKVAKDLLELGWARFCETSPMVGHSIRELEIRNRAGTSIVGVLRDGAFHANPAPDFRFASGDLVAIIGNAPQRAAFDQMLACGLEQGKTFKG; this is encoded by the coding sequence ATGGGATTGGCATCGGACATTGTCATCATCGTCGTGGCCGCGCTGCTTGGGGCCCTGGTGGCCCGACGGCTCAGGCAGCCTTTGATTCTTGGCTACATTCTGGCCGGGGTGCTGATCGGTCCCTACACCGGCGGCATCGCCGTCTCCGACATCCATCAGATCGAGCGCCTGGCTGAAATCGGAGTGGCACTGCTGCTGTTCGCACTGGGACTGGAGTTTTCCCTCAAGGAGTTGCGGCCGGTGCGGGCCATCGCCCTGCTCGGTACACCCATCCAGATCCTGCTCACCATCGGCTACGGTTACCTGCTGGGACAGTATCTTGGCTGGGCGCCGGTTCCCTCTCTGTGGCTGGGGGGCCTCTGCTCCCTGTCCAGTACCATGGTCATCCTGAAAACCCTCATGAGTCAGGGGCGCCTCGGCACCCTGTCCAGCAAGGTGATGATCGGCATGCTTCTGGTGCAGGACCTGGCAGTGGTGCCGCTGCTGATCCTGCTGCCGCAGATCAGCGACCCTGCCACCGGAGTGCCGGCTTTGGGGTTGGCCGTTGTCAAGTCGGCGGTGTTTCTTGGGCTCATGGTGCTTGTCGGCACCAAACTGCTCCCCCGTCTGTTGGGGATCGTGGCCGGTTGGCATTCTAGGGAGCTCTTCCTGCTGACCATCACCGCCATCGGTCTCGGTGTCGGGTACGCCACCTACCTGGTCGGCCTGTCTTTCGCTTTTGGCGCTTTTGTCGCCGGCCTGGTCATGAGCGAATCCGATTACGGCCACCAGGCCCTGAGCGATATTATTCCTCTGCGGGATCTGTTCGGACTGCTTTTTTTCACCTCCGTGGGGATGTTGCTGAACCCTCAATTCCTGTTGGAAAACTGGGTGGCGGTCCTACTGCTGGTGCTGATGGTCGGGCTCGGCAAGGGGGGGATGATGGCCCTTCTGGCAAAGCTTTTCGGCTACGGCAATGTCGTGCCCCTGGCGGTCGGGCTCGGCATGTTTCAGATCGGGGAATTCTCCTTTGTGCTCGGCCAGGTCGCCTATGCGCGGGGAGTCTTCGATGTGGAGGCGCATTCCTTTGTCATTTCGGCCGCCATCATCAGCATGGCCGTCACCCCGGTGATAGCCGGCCTGACGGCTCCCATTTACCGTCTGTACCGGCGTTTCAGTTCTCAGGAACCCCTGGAAACCCTGAATCTTCCCGCAAGTGGTCTGGATGACCACATCGTCATAGCCGGAGGCGGCCGGGTCGGGCAGCATATCGCCCGGCTGCTGCGGGAGATCGAGGTTCCCTTCGTGCTCGTGGAAGCCGACTACCGCCGCCTGCAGGATGCGAAAGCGGCGGGGTTTCCCTGCATCTACGGTGATGCCAGCCAGCCCACCGTGCTGGAGGCGGCCAGAATCGAGAATGCCCGACAGTTGCTGATCACCCTTCCCGCCATTGTACCGGCCCAGGCCCTGGTCCGTCATGTCCGCCAGGTTCGCCCCGACCTGCCCATCGTCGCCCGCTGTGAAGGGCAGGAACAGATGGAAGCCCTGCACCGTCTGGGGGTATATATCGTGATTCTTCCCGAATTCGAGGCCGGATTGGAAATCGCCCGGCAGGCCCTGCTGGAATTAAGGATTCCGGCTTCGGTCATCCAGCGTTATTCCGATACCATCCGTCGCGAACTCTACCATCCCATATCGGAGGCACGGGAGGATTACCAGGAACTGCATCAGCTCAAGGTCGCCAAGGACCTGCTGGAACTCGGCTGGGCGCGTTTCTGCGAAACCAGCCCGATGGTCGGCCACAGCATCCGCGAGCTCGAGATTCGCAACAGGGCCGGCACATCCATTGTCGGTGTGCTGAGAGACGGGGCTTTCCATGCCAATCCGGCACCCGATTTCCGGTTTGCGTCGGGGGATCTGGTCGCGATTATCGGCAATGCCCCCCAGCGGGCCGCCTTTGACCAGATGCTGGCCTGCGGGCTGGAACAGGGCAAAACCTTTAAAGGATAG